Proteins from one Listeria weihenstephanensis genomic window:
- a CDS encoding adenylate kinase: protein MKLVLMGLPGAGKGTQAEKIVAKYNIPHISTGDMFRAAIKNGTDLGLKAKSFMDSGNLVPDDVTNGIVRERLAEDDAKNGFLLDGFPRTVEQAEELESILSDLGTKLDAVVNIQVDKGSLMKRLTGRWICPTCGKTYHEVFNPPKQAGICDIDGATLYQREDDKAETVENRLNVNIKQTQPLLDFYGEKGTLFAVNGEQDIDVVFEDVDKILASF, encoded by the coding sequence TTGAAACTAGTGTTAATGGGACTGCCCGGTGCCGGTAAGGGTACGCAAGCTGAAAAGATTGTTGCAAAATACAATATTCCTCACATTTCAACTGGGGATATGTTCCGCGCAGCAATAAAAAATGGCACAGATTTAGGTCTGAAAGCTAAATCCTTTATGGATAGCGGCAATTTAGTTCCTGACGATGTGACAAACGGTATCGTTCGTGAGCGCTTAGCTGAAGATGATGCTAAGAATGGTTTCTTGCTTGATGGGTTTCCACGTACTGTTGAGCAAGCTGAGGAATTAGAAAGTATTCTTTCGGACCTCGGAACAAAGCTTGATGCTGTTGTTAACATTCAAGTAGATAAAGGCAGCCTGATGAAACGTCTGACTGGTCGGTGGATCTGTCCAACGTGTGGTAAAACGTATCATGAAGTTTTCAATCCTCCCAAACAAGCGGGGATTTGTGACATTGATGGTGCTACACTTTACCAACGTGAAGACGATAAAGCAGAAACTGTTGAAAATCGCCTAAATGTTAATATCAAACAAACGCAACCATTGTTAGATTTTTATGGTGAAAAAGGAACATTATTTGCGGTTAACGGAGAGCAAGACATTGATGTTGTGTTCGAAGACGTAGATAAGATTCTAGCTTCATTTTAA
- the infA gene encoding translation initiation factor IF-1, with the protein MAKEDVIEVEGTVEDTLPNAMFKVVLENGHTVLATVSGKIRMHYIRILPGDKVTVELSPYDLTRGRITYRFK; encoded by the coding sequence ATGGCAAAAGAAGATGTAATCGAAGTGGAAGGTACAGTGGAAGACACATTGCCTAACGCGATGTTCAAAGTTGTACTAGAAAATGGTCATACTGTTTTAGCTACAGTTTCTGGCAAAATCCGTATGCACTATATTCGTATTTTACCAGGTGATAAAGTAACGGTGGAACTTTCCCCGTATGACTTGACACGTGGCAGAATCACTTACCGTTTTAAATAA
- the rpmJ gene encoding 50S ribosomal protein L36, translating into MKVRPSVKPICEKCKVIRRKGKVMVICENPKHKQKQG; encoded by the coding sequence ATGAAAGTAAGACCATCAGTAAAACCAATCTGTGAGAAATGTAAAGTTATTCGCAGAAAAGGTAAAGTAATGGTAATTTGTGAAAATCCGAAACATAAACAAAAACAAGGATAA
- the rpsM gene encoding 30S ribosomal protein S13 — protein sequence MARIAGVDVPREKRIVISLTYIYGIGNQTAKDVLKEAGVSENTRTRDLTEEELGKIRELVDKIKVEGDLRREVNLNIKRLIEIGSYRGMRHRRGLPVRGQNTKNNARTRKGPLKTVAGKKK from the coding sequence ATGGCACGTATTGCAGGTGTTGATGTTCCGCGCGAAAAGCGTATCGTAATATCTTTGACTTACATCTATGGTATCGGTAACCAAACGGCTAAAGATGTATTAAAAGAAGCAGGTGTTTCTGAAAATACTCGTACTCGTGATTTGACTGAAGAAGAACTTGGTAAAATCCGTGAACTAGTTGACAAAATTAAGGTTGAGGGTGATCTTCGTCGTGAAGTGAACTTGAATATCAAACGTTTGATCGAAATCGGTTCTTATCGTGGCATGCGTCATCGTCGTGGTCTACCAGTTCGTGGACAAAACACGAAGAATAACGCACGTACTCGTAAAGGCCCATTAAAAACGGTCGCAGGTAAGAAGAAATAA
- the rpsK gene encoding 30S ribosomal protein S11: MVRKTNTRKRRVKKNIEAGIAHIRSTFNNTIVTITDMHGNAVAWSSAGALGFKGARKSTPFAAQLAAETCAKAAQEHGLKTLEVTVKGPGSGREAAIRALQAAGLDVTAIKDVTPVPHNGCRPPKRRRV, encoded by the coding sequence ATGGTACGTAAAACTAATACTCGTAAACGTCGTGTGAAAAAGAATATCGAAGCTGGTATTGCACACATTCGTTCTACATTCAATAATACAATTGTAACGATTACTGACATGCACGGTAATGCAGTAGCATGGTCAAGTGCTGGAGCTTTAGGCTTTAAAGGCGCTCGTAAATCAACACCTTTCGCGGCGCAATTAGCGGCTGAAACGTGTGCAAAAGCTGCACAAGAACATGGTTTGAAAACTTTGGAAGTAACAGTTAAAGGACCAGGTTCAGGTCGTGAAGCAGCGATTCGTGCTCTTCAAGCTGCAGGTCTTGATGTAACTGCTATTAAAGATGTAACTCCAGTTCCTCATAACGGATGTCGTCCTCCAAAACGTCGTCGTGTCTAA
- a CDS encoding DNA-directed RNA polymerase subunit alpha, translating into MIEIEKPKIETIEISDDAKYGKFVVEPLERGYGTTLGNSLRRILLSSLPGAAVTSIQIDGALHEFSVIEGVVEDVTSMILNIKKLALKVYAEDDKTLEIDMQGPGVVTAGDINYDSDVEILNPDLHIATLSDNAKFHVRLNAARGRGYTPADQNKRENMPIGVLPVDSIFSPVIRVNYQVETTRVGQSTNYDKLTFDVLTDGSISPEEAVSLGAKILTEHLNIFVDLTDEAQKAEIMIEKEESHKEKVLEMTIEELDLSVRSYNCLKRAGINTVQELADKSEDDMMKVRNLGRKSLEEVKVKLSDLGLGLRNEN; encoded by the coding sequence ATGATCGAAATTGAAAAACCGAAAATCGAGACGATTGAGATCAGCGATGATGCCAAGTATGGAAAGTTTGTTGTAGAGCCACTAGAGCGTGGATATGGTACAACTTTGGGTAACTCCTTACGTCGTATTCTGTTATCTTCTCTTCCTGGTGCTGCAGTAACGTCTATCCAGATCGATGGAGCGTTACATGAGTTTTCTGTAATCGAAGGTGTAGTAGAAGATGTAACTAGCATGATTTTAAATATCAAGAAACTTGCACTTAAAGTGTATGCCGAAGATGATAAAACTTTGGAAATTGATATGCAAGGCCCAGGAGTCGTAACTGCTGGCGATATTAACTACGATAGCGATGTTGAAATTCTGAATCCAGATCTTCATATTGCCACTCTTAGTGATAACGCAAAATTCCATGTACGCCTTAATGCGGCACGTGGTCGTGGTTATACACCTGCGGATCAAAATAAACGTGAAAACATGCCAATCGGTGTACTTCCAGTTGACTCGATTTTTAGCCCGGTTATCCGTGTTAACTATCAAGTGGAAACAACACGTGTTGGACAATCCACGAATTATGACAAGCTTACTTTTGACGTTTTAACAGACGGAAGTATTAGCCCTGAAGAAGCTGTTTCCTTGGGAGCAAAAATTCTTACAGAGCATTTAAATATTTTTGTTGATTTAACAGATGAAGCTCAAAAAGCGGAAATCATGATTGAAAAAGAAGAAAGCCATAAAGAGAAAGTGCTTGAAATGACAATTGAAGAATTGGACTTATCTGTTCGTTCTTACAACTGTTTGAAACGCGCTGGAATCAATACAGTACAGGAATTAGCTGACAAATCTGAGGATGATATGATGAAAGTTCGTAACTTGGGTCGTAAATCTTTAGAAGAAGTTAAAGTGAAACTGTCTGATCTTGGCTTAGGTTTACGAAACGAAAATTAA